A region from the Silene latifolia isolate original U9 population chromosome 7, ASM4854445v1, whole genome shotgun sequence genome encodes:
- the LOC141590445 gene encoding uncharacterized protein LOC141590445 has translation MCCILDEFDEDYKVARFREYNTNEDNYHREVMVYSSKTNIWKFIELRQNAEPIQSWHLGTTTALVQNHLLHMIFLEEYGLGANMSRIAQNVNESTYDLWVIKEYGVRESWEILYRQGRSCNLIWYNLGDRQGIDAEFIGLPDASPLSTAYTCRGSLLNFPGGQPIKEILTEDDEEEDEEQYEDEKEDEEDFVDYLYNSI, from the exons ATGTGTTGTATACTAGATGAATTCGATGAAGATTACAAAGTTGCGAGGTTTAGAGAATATAATACTAATGAAGATAATTATCATAGGGAAGTCATGGTTTATAGCTCGAAAACTAATATTTGGAAATTTATCGAGCTCAGACAAAATGCTGAACCTATTCAATCATGGCATCTTGGTACCACAACCGCCCTTGTACAAAACCATTTGCTTCACATGATTTTCTTAGAAGAATATGGTCTCGGCGCTAATATGTCGAGGATTG CCCAGAATGTGAACGAATCCACTTACGATTTGTGGGTCATAAAAGAGTATGGTGTAAGAGAATCTTGG GAGATATTGTATAGGCAAGGTCGAAGTTGCAATCTTATTTGGTATAATCTTGGAGATAGACAAGGCATAGACGCTGAGTTTATAGGACTACCTGATGCTAGTCCTCTCTCAACTGCTTATACATGTAGGGGAAGCCTCTTAAACTTCCCTGGTGGACAACCGATTAAAGAGATATTGACTGAAGACGatgaagaagaagacgaagaacAATACGAAGATGAAAAAGAAGATGAAGAGGACTTCGTAGACTACTTGTACAATTCTATTTAG